One part of the Chloroflexota bacterium genome encodes these proteins:
- a CDS encoding GTP-binding protein, producing the protein MPSFDDLIKEFPLATREQLKTTWDALPAPAQDELKKSLDYLPKDLTMWRMLLGLSLTQFKIAFGDKQKVAIVGPANVGKSTLYNQLIRAKDDKAEVSALPGTTRVNQEADSGLFALVDTPGADAVGEVGEAEKAHALAAAREADFLIITFDAIQGIKRTEQELFDELNALGKPFIVVLNKIDLVRREADKVVERSAANLRLQPEQVIPVAAKDGKNLDRVLMAIAKTEPEIVAALGKALPEYRWRLAWAAITGAASTSAVIALTPLPIFDVVPLLAVQSSLILGVARIYNYKITPERAKELTVTFGLGFLGRTLFQELSKLGGPPGWLLSAAIASSTTVVMGYAAIVWFESGEKLTGESMKKITKQLTDYFIESLRNLGKKKPDKKSLQETIAQSLENSPLAASRETLDKEAETDQKDSAANSAN; encoded by the coding sequence GGGACGCTCTGCCCGCCCCAGCCCAGGACGAACTGAAAAAGTCGCTGGACTACCTGCCCAAAGACTTGACGATGTGGCGGATGTTGCTGGGGCTGTCGCTCACCCAGTTCAAGATCGCCTTCGGCGACAAGCAAAAGGTCGCCATCGTCGGCCCGGCCAACGTGGGCAAATCCACCCTCTACAATCAACTCATTCGCGCGAAGGACGACAAGGCCGAAGTGAGCGCCCTGCCCGGCACGACGCGCGTCAACCAGGAAGCCGACTCGGGTTTGTTTGCCCTCGTTGACACGCCCGGCGCGGACGCGGTGGGTGAAGTGGGCGAAGCCGAGAAGGCGCACGCGCTGGCGGCGGCCCGCGAGGCCGACTTCCTCATCATCACCTTCGACGCCATTCAGGGCATCAAACGCACCGAGCAGGAACTGTTCGACGAGCTCAACGCGCTGGGCAAGCCGTTCATTGTCGTTCTGAATAAGATTGACTTGGTGCGGCGCGAGGCCGACAAAGTGGTGGAACGGTCAGCCGCCAACCTGCGCCTCCAGCCGGAACAAGTCATCCCCGTCGCCGCCAAAGACGGCAAGAACCTGGATCGAGTGTTGATGGCGATTGCCAAGACCGAGCCGGAGATCGTAGCCGCGCTGGGCAAGGCCTTGCCCGAATATCGCTGGCGGCTGGCCTGGGCCGCCATCACCGGGGCGGCGTCCACCTCTGCCGTTATCGCTCTCACGCCCCTGCCCATTTTTGACGTGGTGCCTCTGCTGGCGGTGCAATCGTCGCTCATCCTCGGCGTCGCCCGAATTTACAACTACAAGATTACGCCGGAGCGGGCCAAGGAACTGACGGTGACGTTTGGGCTTGGGTTTTTGGGGCGGACTCTGTTTCAGGAGCTGAGCAAACTGGGCGGGCCGCCCGGCTGGTTGCTCTCGGCGGCCATTGCTTCGTCCACGACCGTCGTCATGGGCTACGCCGCCATCGTCTGGTTCGAGAGCGGCGAAAAACTCACCGGCGAGTCTATGAAGAAGATCACCAAGCAGTTGACCGATTACTTCATCGAGTCTCTGCGCAACCTGGGCAAGAAGAAGCCGGACAAGAAGAGCCTGCAGGAGACCATCGCCCAGTCGTTGGAAAACTCGCCGCTGGCCGCCAGCCGCGAGACGCTGGATAAA